AATGATAGACTCAATCGCCTGAACCTGCAAGCCGACCGCATCGAGCTGCTGCTCGCCCAGCACAAGGTCTCCGCCATCGTGTCGGGCGGCACGCTGACGCCGGGCGCCGTTCGTTTCCGCATCGCACTCGCGCCGGGACAGCGCCTGCGTGCCCTGCAAGGACTGGCCGACGAACTGGCGCTGGCACTGAGCGTGCCGGCTGTGCGCATCCAGCGCGATGGCAGCGGCGTGCAGATCGAAGCGCCGCGCGACGACAGCCAGCCGCTGTCGCTCGCCGGCCTGCTCGATTCACTGCGCGCCGTGCCGCCGGCCGCAGCCGCACTCGGTCTCGACGCCGACGGCCGTCCGCTGCTGCTGCGCCTGTCCAGCCCGGCAATCGCGCACGTGCTGATCGCCGGCACGACCGGCTCGGGCAAGTCGGCGCTCGTGCGCACCATGCTGCTCTCGCTCGCCCGCTTCAACCGGCCGCGCGATCTGCGGATGGTGCTCATCGATCCGAAAGTGCGTTCGCTCGACGCACTGGCGTCCTTGCCGCACAACCTGTGCAAGCCGCTGAGTGATACGGTCGCGATTGGTGACACGCTGTCCCGTCTCACCGCGTTGATGGAGCGCCGCGACCGCGACGGCGCGGCGACACCACAGATCGTCGTGGCAATCGACGAGCTGGCTGATCTCCTGCAGAGCGGAGGTAGAACGGTCGAGGAGCCGCTGCTGCGTCTCGCTCAGCGCGGGCGGCAAGCCGGCATCCATCTGCTGGCGGCCACTCAGAAGCCGAGCAGCGCGGCGATGAGCACCGCCATCAAGAGCAACTTCCCGGTGCGCATCGTCGGCAAGGTCGCAAGCCCGGAAGACGCGCGCATCGCCGCCGGCATGGGCGGCACCGGCGCTGACAAGCTGGGCGGGTGCGGGCAATTCGTACTGGTTGCAGAAGGCCGCACGATTCGCTTTCAGGCAGCGTATGCATCGCGCGAGGAGTTGCGGTCGATCGTAGCCGAACTGGCTTCGGACAGTCTCGGTCCGTACGAGAGGGGACAGCTATGAGCCTAGATGTCTGGTTTCGCGACGATATTCGCCGGGTGCTGCTCGCGCTGGAGGACGCCAGCCGTTCGGCGCAAGTGCATACCGCTGTCGCGTCCGACGCGCCACTGGACAGTTACCGCGCGGGGTATACCGATGCGATCCGGGCGGTCGCGGTCGCATTCGGCATCGCCGAGCCCGCGCCCCGCGCCGAGATCCTGCCCCCTCTCACCATCGGAAGCGACCGAGCGTTGCGTCCGCTGGATGCCGCGCCCGCGCCCGACCGGAGACGGCCGTGAAGCGTGCGCTCGCCTTGGGCGTGTGCGCGTTCGGCGTGGCGTTCGCGGTGCTGTTGGCGCAGCGCCTGTCCGATCAGAGCGTCTCGCTGCTCATCGGCATCCTGATCGGCCTGCTGGCCGGCGTACCGGTCTCCGCACTGGTCACCTG
The nucleotide sequence above comes from Chloroflexota bacterium. Encoded proteins:
- a CDS encoding DNA translocase FtsK, coding for MRNDRLNRLNLQADRIELLLAQHKVSAIVSGGTLTPGAVRFRIALAPGQRLRALQGLADELALALSVPAVRIQRDGSGVQIEAPRDDSQPLSLAGLLDSLRAVPPAAAALGLDADGRPLLLRLSSPAIAHVLIAGTTGSGKSALVRTMLLSLARFNRPRDLRMVLIDPKVRSLDALASLPHNLCKPLSDTVAIGDTLSRLTALMERRDRDGAATPQIVVAIDELADLLQSGGRTVEEPLLRLAQRGRQAGIHLLAATQKPSSAAMSTAIKSNFPVRIVGKVASPEDARIAAGMGGTGADKLGGCGQFVLVAEGRTIRFQAAYASREELRSIVAELASDSLGPYERGQL